The genomic segment AGGGATGCACTGCATTGCCACATAATGCTCTCACCTCCCACAAATAAGCAGATGTGTGTGAACTGGATTAAATGTATCAAGAGGATGGCAGGGAAAACACAGCAATCATTTTATCACAAAATTCAAACTGTAACCCATGTGAAATAAGAAATCTACTCAGTATTATTGAGAAAGGCACCTACTAGCATTATACTTCAATTTAAGggctaatatatttatttacactgcTATACAATTGTACAGTTCATACCACATTCACGAGATAATCatattctaaaaatgtatacttgaatacattttttggccCAATCATTTGTCATAATGTAAAAAAAGATATCCAACCACGGTGAGTTCATTGTATAATTTAGAAATCTccccactttaaaaaaaagcaataaaataggcAATAAAAAATGGTTTCATAAAGTTAATAAACTCTGTAAACATCTGTCTAAGCACCGTTTGTCTTCTCACTCTGCCTCCACCTCTTCTTGTGCTGTGGACTTTATCTGAAGAACAGATGTGATTTTGGTTTGTAAAATGGCTGCCAGTTTTTTGGTGGTTTTCTTGAGGAAAGCGTTTCCTGGGTGGCTATCATAAACATGTAGGTACAAGTCCTCTTGGGAGGGTCCAGTGTAGCCACAATCCTCACAGACAAAGAGCTTATCCCTGCGTTGTTTGTAAGCGTAACCCTGCTGAACCCCGTGGATTTGCTTAAGGTGAGATTCCAGGGAACACCTCTGAGTAAATGCCTTGTTGCAGATCTCACATTTGTAAGGGCGGATgcctagaaaataaaaaacacaaacaaaaaaaaaaaaacatcattcccTGGTGAACCTTCTAAACTGATAAAGCAGTTTCATATACCTCAGGgatcttttgtatttattcatgtaAAACAAATAAGTGGTTATTGCAGCACTCCAACTTTAATGGAGGCCACAGACCCGCCATCACATTAGATCTCTCTGAAACTTTCATAAGAGACCAGAAATAAAGGATATAAACCATTGGTATTAAATCATTACATACTATTACTATAGCCTTATGACACAagttatatagagaataatgtacccacactgtaaaatatatgcatattataagttacaaaggagttccataaccatataaaaggcACATGGTCGAAGGAGAGTGTTTATACAGGTcaaggaactccaaggtgacttttaatatcctcatattttacaacaggagcaacattatttattataatacacaagtttgagaaagaaattacatcattaagcactgattgtaaccagggtcggactgggctgccgggacacctggaaaaatcctagtgggcccggcgacccagacccgacccttgccggcacgcctgaccgttcctcccgacgcattaaatttatgcgctcaggagaggacgttgggtgggggaccctgcagggggttaggggggcccttggggggggattaggggaggtagccggcgggggcacctgcagggtgcctggggtgggagccccggtgggcccaagtccgaccctgattataaccgatgacatcactaagcactgtttatcagcatataatttacaggacattCATGGCCCTTGTGTATTATAGGCGTGTATAGAAATGAATAGGTATTTCAGCctagttgtataaaaaaaactaaataaacttCCATTTTTATGGAAGATTGCTGTGATGCAGCTTTTCCTCTTTGCTGACACCTATTTGAAAAGAGTCTGTTTTGCTTTCAGAATGCAAATCTCcacatttaaaatacatattttatactgTAGGGAGTAAATTTggtacttaaaataaataaaaccaagatACGTTGTACCACTAGctcaaaatatacagattaaaagaaaaatataaaaaacgaACAATTTTCAGATCTTTCATGGGCCACTTCCCATTGGTATATCCAGATGAAATACAGTTTAGAATAGCACTATTAatatttcttgtttaaaatgcctttattgcataaaTCTTAGGGCATTAGCTGGAATGCACAAAGatgtatgcaataaaggcattttaaacatgAGGAAAGAGAGAGATATCAGGTGATGAAGAAAGGAATATATAGACAATAAAGTGATCAGAGAAGAATCAACAGATTTATTGGATTTTGCTGAAAGGCTCATAAAACCCATAAATATTTTACTCTCGAGTAACCAATGGATTTGtggatccctgttttgtttacctTATAAAGTACAATTAAGTGCTATGGGGTGCAGCTCCTAAAAAACTCACAAAACCTGTAAATATTTTACTCTCGAGTAACCAATGGATTTGtggatccctgttttgtttacctCCCTGGGCCCCTTACACTCCTGGGTCCCCCTGGCACCAcaatttcttcttcttctatagttacgTCCCTGCTTTACACAGTATACTGCCTTTAATGTAGTgggaacataaaaaataaaaccctgGTCTCAGCCATATTTGTGACTGCTGCCGATACTAAAGGTGTCTGTGCACCTATGGAGCCAAAAGGATAATAATGATCAGACAGTTTAAAGCAGTATTTATTACTGCAATGTGATTTTATTGTAGAAGTGATACCAAACTACGTGCTTCAGGCTGTGCCCTTTATCAACCGTGCCCTTATACTTTATAATTAATTATCACATTGCAGTTACATTATGacataaaataaaatcacattgcaGTTAAAAATACTGCTTTAAAACTGTCTGATCATTCTTCCTTTTGATTGCATAGGTAGTTATGGAAATCTCTGCTTAACTTTAGAACTTTACatacttttgcattttgcacccggCCCATGGTTTGCACCCACATATACAGCtttttgtgcttccaaaattGGTTATTATAGCTAACACTGTTTGACTGTGGAACAAACACAGGCATAGAATCCTTGAATGAgatcacatatacatatatatatactgtttgtatTGTGTCTACCCTGAGTCAGCCCATAAATAACCTGAGCATTCATTCATGTTATTAAGTGCCTCGAAGTGTACAAGGGGGATTTCTGGACACATCGCTGTTCTGGCCAGTCCGTGCCCGATTCAACCTAATCCAAACCATGCTCCATTTGATCCAGATCACACCCCCTGCTGCACCCCTATTAGGAGGTATAAATACAGGTAGCTCCTAAAAAACTACGCGGTTAGACAAGTGTAAGCGTATGATGTGATATATTATGGTCacacccctattcatattccattactAGCATTGTCTTTATAACCTAGCATTCTACAAATAAAAATCATTCATAGATTAAAGCTCTGCTGGCACATATTGTTACTGgtctttttatattctttaagttgggcaacttgagctttttgctGTTAGAAAGTTTTCTTCTGCATTGGAGAAAGGCTTGTATGTCTTCAGCTCTCTAGTTCATGCATGTCTCCATGGTAACGCCACTGATGCCCTGTATGCCACTGCTGCTGGTCACATGCCTCACAATAGCTTAACTGCCATTTGCTGGGTTCAGACCAACTGACGTTTGGATAGGGAGTAGAAGAGGGAGTGTTTTCGATCAGCGAGTATTAATATTATAGAAATAGCGAGAGAGAgcaaataaaatttataaaaaacagTGTAGGACAAGATACCATCATGAGTTTGAGTAAGAAAAGGAGTCGGAGTCCATCTGGAGAGAAATTAGATGTAGCAAAAAGCTTTGGAGAAGAGAAGCCCAACAAGAATTGGAGCAAAGAAAGGAGTCAgaagatagaaaagaaagaagCAGAAAATGATAACAAAAGCTGCGGAAATGAACAGAAAATTCAGAATAGGAGCATTAAAAGAAGAAGGAGTGAAGAGAAACACAAAGAAAAGAAGACAAGCGAGGATGTGAGAAATAAGAGGGGAAGACTTGAAGGGCAGTTAGAAACAGAAAAGGAAAGCCAAACAGAGAAGACCACTAAAGATGGGAGCATTAATAGGAGAAGATCTGAAGAACAACAGAAAGATAAACAAATCCAGGTAGAGAAGAAGAGCAgcgaggatggaagatttaaaatgAGAAGATCTGCagaagaacagaaagaaaaggtAAGCCAAGCAGAGAAGAATACCAGTGAGGGTGGGAGCATTAATAGGAGAAGATCTGAAGAAGAACAGAAGGTAAGGGAAATCCAAGCAGAGAAGAAGACCAGTGAGGATGGGAGCATTACAAGAAAATCTGAAGAAGGacagaaagaaaagcaaagtcAACAAAGCTGTAAAGAAAGAAACACGGAGCAAAAGGACGAGAGGAATAAAAGACCAAGGAGCCCAGAAGACCCCTTAGAAGGTGAGGAAACAACACTGcactgtttgtatatatttaatagacacatacagtacattgtaacTAAATGGGAAATTGCTCAGTGCAATTTTAAGCACTTTTGCCAAGTCTCTATCATATTTAAAGACtttattgtaaatgttattaGGAGCCATTTTACCTATCTGAATCTTTATTATGTGTGGCAGGGAATATACCTTATTATTCCCTATATGTCCCCCTTCACCCTTTGCCTCATTTGCTAATAACTAACAGCAAGTTTAACTGCCAATTTCTATATATACCTTGTGCTGCTAAAATCCCACTGCTCCTCAATGCAACATTTAGAAAAACAGGCAGATCCACTTAGGGTAAAGGCACGTGgcgctactagtaacagctacttgccATGTAGAGCATATTTGCAGAGTCAGTTCTCAGTATTGGCAGGTTTTTTTCTGGCGTTTAGCAGTCGTGAAAaaggagctgctactagtagctccgtgtgtcttcacccttacagagaTAGAGAAGCGCAACTCTATTATGAGCTCTGTGAACAAATGAGGAGAGTTACGGTGCAAAGTAGAATAAATGTGGCGCTTTATAGTACAATTGTTGTTTGCATCTTGCCTCTCACAAATGTATATTGGCCGTTGGGGCTTAAAATGAGGTTGCAAGTTGCCATACATGTAAGTCGGTAAGTAATACCTATcagttataaatgtaatataaatgttttgtttttcatatgTATACTTGTTgattaaattaaacatatactaGTATGTACAGTTTATATGTGATATTGAGCtactaatgggattttttttctctaacaagGTGGAAGTATACAGAAGAGATCCTGTTTGGACATCAAAAGACCTGATCCCCTGGATATCAACAACTATAAGTTCCACTCAGAGCTGGGACAAGGAGGCTTTGGCCAGGTGAGCGAAGTATATTCCAAGTTATTAAATATGGAATTATTTTATCTCTACAAGAGACTCTGTGATATTAAATGTCTTCTCTTATTTTTATTAGGTGATGTTGGCTACTTTTAGACCAAATAAACAGCTGGTAGCAATAAAGGTCTTGAAGAAAAAGTCTGCAAAGACCAACACCTATACCATCACTAAAGAGGCCTATTTTTTGAAGATCAGCAGAGGATGTGCATTTTTAAGCCATTCTTATGCAGTTTTGCAAACAGAGGTaaccatactgtatgtgtatatgtatgtttcttttgtatgtgtgtgtctgagaTTTAGTTCTTGGCACTCCCAGACCTTATCGTCATTAAGTACTCaccaaaaaaattactttgtcaATGTCAATAAATTCACGTTAGTGTAAAGTAGTGGTGCCTTCATGGTGTGTATTACAGGGATATTATTTATCATTGAAATATATGAACCTATTTATATAACTTTAGTCCCCTGCAGAGGTCTCCCACCCACCTCCTGAAAGGTACCACACATTACCCTAATACTGCCCTATTTGCCCTGTTACTAAAATTGAAAGTAGCGCAGCAGGGTTGGCTGATGCATTCTATGGCTGCTTTCCCAGCAAAGTAGTGTATGGCAAAGAGCTGGTGCCATTCAATGATCGCAGTCAGAGAGCTGGGAAGATGCCATGAAGCAGCCATAGATGGCAGCCACCAGACCACAGCGCTGCTCTGCATCTTATTTGGAGCCGTGTGTGGTGCAGTtcagcagggtgggggggggggggagaagaggtCACTGCAGACATCGCAAGTTATCTGGGATGGTTTTATCATTAAGCAAGTACCTTGAATCTCATCTTATTGCCAGCTGTATTTGTGGGTGGTAGTGTCCCATGTCTCACATTCCCCTAATCTGTCCTTACCAGCTGGAAGCCTTCTTTGTCCTGGAGTATTGCAGTGGGAAATCCATGTGGGATATGATTGATTGCAAAGGAAAACTACCAATGTCAAGCATCATGTGAGTATTATCAGGCAGACATGACAATTCCAGGGTAaatgtacaaaagtacaaaaacaggtgcaatacttcatttttttttcattttttttagagcTTTTAGCTCTCCCCCAAGAGATCActctatattatatactgtatttaatcccCTAGTTGCTAGGTCCTGGTAATGTATTTAAGTTACCTAAGTGGAAACTTTGTTATTGGCCCATAGAATTAGTGACCACTTTAATACTGGAGGATATGTGCCAGGGAGCCTGGTGTTTACAAGGCCCAATTTTACAAGAGTCCTGTCATAGAGGGAAAACCCTTCTAAATAAAGCCAGGGAACAGGGGCCCTATGAATGAGGTTTATTCAGATAATGGACTAGTTTTGTCTGGAGTATCTTCTAGGAAGGTAAGATAATGAGacatagctagaaagagcagcgtTGTGCTCCACCTAAGGATTTATAGCTACAGATAGGGCTCCCTGAGGGCAAGGGATTCCCTGAAGGGATTTTGGCATAGTATATACTTCCTAAAATGTCCTGTTGGAGGGGATCTGGACCACTAACTGGCAACCTAAAAGTGTATCTTAAACCTACCTAGTGCCTCCATAGTGGTGTGAGGGTTAAACTCTGCTTTGAATATATGTAACATTATATATCTACCATATCAATTGTTTTGTTATATGTTTATTACTGCAGCAGAGGGGTATAGTGGCACAACACCCACTCTCTTCCTCTTTCATATTACAAGGTTCCATCTGGGAAAAGGAGACCAGGGTAACTCATGTTCTACCATCACTAGCCGGAAAATGTAGTTTGGGCTAAGATAGGGTTACCAATATATATTGGGGTAAAAAAAGGGGGGTTGAGTTTTACTTCTTCCTTGCAAGGGCCAAACATGTTTGCCCTGTTCCGCTCAATAAATAATAAGAACCACAGAACTTTTCGTTagacaatagacaaaaagtaagTTCCCCACAAGCACAACCTGcagtcatgttgaacaaggggatatactgcccctttaataagtgaaataagtttttgcccttgTGCTCTATACACCAATGGATACACAAATTAgtgcatttttctgttattaaGAGAGATGAGAAATTGATGAGATATAGGAATgatgattattttctttttggaaAGGTTCTACACAGCTGAGATGGTGGTTGCCCTCCAGTTCCTGCATTCCAAGGGAATCATTCATCGGTCAGTAAAATCTCAATATGTTGTGTTACACCTTTATGTGTTTTAACTAAACTAGTCACTGTTATCATGATTCCACTCACTGTGAGCAGATCGGTCTTGTAACATGCTTTGAGATGTCAGTTTATTAAATATAGTCATTCAGTTATACACATACAGTCATTCAGTTATACACATAAGGCCTATGTCATACTGACGGGATTAGAAGCAGCGACCTGTCAACTATAATAAAGTTTTATTGCTAAAGTGTAGAATGTTCTATTACGCCCTCAAAGAAAtctataagggcagtggcacacggtgGATTTTGTTGCCCACTTAATTTCTCACTTACTGGCAGATAACAAAACACAGGCAAATACTGATGCAATTGCACTTAAATTTGCTCAGTATTGCATATATGCACAATACTACAGTTGCACCTGCAGGGTTAGCATGATTATTAttctatgtacatttattttcagcattttgtcCTCCCTGCCTGCATATGAAAAAGTGGGCAATAAAATGTTCCAAGTCTTTTTCTAGCCAGATGCAGGTAGCAGCTACTAATCTGGAGTTTTTAGGAAGCTTGTTGCAGCTTTTCATACTGCATGATATTTCCCCATACGCCATTGGCCTAAGGGCAGATCCAGGAAACCAAAGGTTCCTATGACAGAGTTCATCACTGCTACACTCTAAATTTCTTGCTGTGGCACAGAGCATTTTGTGGGATCCATAACCAAGAGCTGTTAAGATCTTTTGGATTGCCACCTTCTTTTGTGGTTAATTTTTAGCTCATTGCAAAGTTTCAAAAGAGCCAAAGAAGCCCTGCGCaatatttctatttcctttaCATAGCTGACAAGAGTTCCCACAAATAATCTCCTGTATTCCTCAGCAATACATAATAAATTACCTGCCACCACTAAGACAGTGACCTTAAGAATATGTGATTATAAAGACACTCTAAAGTAGCCCTTTACCATCCTTTAACGTCTTAGAAAATCCTTAACTTCCTTCCCAAAACTCTATGTACATTTATACGATTGCAAATTGTTCCTAATATTCCGCCTACAGTGATCTGAAGCCGGACAACATACTGATAGATAAAGATGGCCATATTAAGATCTGCGACTTTGGCATTGCTGAAGTTGGCCTCATTGGCAAGAAGAAGACGAGCGGCTTAGCAGGAACCCCTGGATACCGGGCACCAGAGGTgacataatttgtttttaatatttacaatatatacctagtgtatatatatatatacatacatacatacatacataaggatgaaaggtttgtataaaaaaaatctatagaatAGCATTAGCATCTTAGATGATCCCACTGCCATGGGAAACCATCATCTAACAAGTGCTGGCACAATGCAATGTCGGGTCATTTAGATACTTAAATTCTATTAGGGGTAATTTAAGGCACATTGGTGCTGCAATCTTGGGCTGTTTAAAACTTGATGTTCAAAGTGCCTAAACCTATGTCAACAGTTTGGCAAATGCATTAAGAGAGCTGAAGCAAATTATGAGTTTAGCCTCACCCCATTCTTTCTGGGAATTCTTGCGCTATCTAGCACTTGTTACTGAGCAAAATAAATGCCTTCTAACCTAATGGGTACCAAAAGTCTTTCTGACACAGGGGTCACACAGCTTTCCTAACATTCTATTATTGAGATGGAGGAAAAGTTATGTGGTAGGGAGGAGAGACCAGTATCTTCCTGTCATATCTCAGTTGTTCCAGTGTTAGAGCAAAAAGGCATGCCAGGTTATTTGCAAGAATTGCCTCGCTATACCATAAGCAGCAGTGTGATTCCTATTGACAGTAATGAGAAGCAGTTAACAGCAATCCTATGGAGAAAAATGCCAATCTACCCTTGTTTTCATATTAAAGTCACAAATATAAGTAGCCAATtaagttgtttttattattttctttaaagattCTATCGAGCGAAGAATATAACGCAGGAGCGGATTGGTGGTCATTTGGGGCTACAATGTATGAAATGGCCACAGGAGAATTGCCTTTTCCACATTCAGGCAGCCTTTTTAGGCAACGATTTATGATTAAAATGAGAACACCTAATTACCCACAATATATGAGCGAAGAAATGCTGGACCTCCTGCCAAAGGTAAATATCAGCAGTTAAATAGAGGAATACATAAGGGAATTGCAGTgtatttaatattgtatatagCTGTGGTATACATAAGTATCAGAGGTCCCATTTGTGTCCCATTTTTAACTCAAAAGGTCTgcacatatatatttcatattactGTAATGATGACcttttatataactttatttttattggttattaacCCTGAAGTAACAGTAAAAGTGATTGATAACAATTAacaggaaaaaggaaaccaaACATTAACATTTGATAAGGTATTTGAGCGATATTGGGGAAGAGGTGTATAGAAAACTGGGAGAAGAAGGAATGAAAGGTGTCCCTGGTGCAAACTTTTTAAACGGACAAAGTAAGAGAAAATGTCTACAGGGTCCAAATTTGTTTTATCCTTTTGCTACATGTTGGCCCTCCTTCTTTAAAATATTCACCATCTTTTTCAGATTTTCCAGGTAACATCTGCACTGGTTCCAGCTGGGCGCATACGCAGTACAGAAATGTCTAAGAAAGAGTCTGTACAGCCTATGCACCCACCTGAGCCCCTACAGGGATACCTGTATACCCAGCAGGAGTATTTTTGAGAAGGAGTTTAGTTCTGTAAGCATTAAAATACTGGTAGTTTGTATGAGAAGATGTAGTTCTTGATGGTTACATGTATGACTGAGTCAAGTCCTTCTTGTCAAAAACACAATAGAACTGTTTCTATAAAGGATTTTTAAGATATAAAGAGAAAGTCTTCCTTTTTGTTATTCTTATTACCCCTATTTGTGGGAGGCGGTACCCAGCATAATATCtgcaatatttaaataaaggaCTATTTTTCTCTTTAGCTTTTGGAGAATGATGAGACTCAGCGGCTTGGACTGAATGGGAACATCAGGGAGCATGCTTTCTACAGCACAATAAACTGGGAAGATCTGGAAAACCGAAGATTGACGCCTCCTTTCCAGCCAGGAATGGTAAATTTGTGCGCTGAACCAATGAATAATCTAGTAATATCCTGCCGGGGCGCTACTACTCCTTTTTTACTCTTGAGTTCTTCTCCTTTGTTATCGATATATGAAAACGTGGTTGTAACAGTTACTCTTCCATTGTTCAAGTGATGTCCAGGTGGAACATCAATCATACATTTTGATCCAAATTTAGCCATCAAGTTGGGCCTCCCGATAATTTACTGCTGTTTATATTTACCAGTGATAGGAGCTGGTAGTGTTAAGACAAAGAGTTTGTCCCAGTGGCTTAGGATCCCTGCTGTTATTGGGATAGAGGGTAGGTCAGCTCCATAATAACACCAGACAACTGGCTTAGCCATTTTCTTCCTTGCAGTTAACAATCCCTAAGTGACCGCATTATTCATTAGTTTGATTCCCATATCCCTATAACAGAAGAAGGGAGTGTATTCTTCTCTGTGAAGCTAAAAGGCTGCTTTCTCTATAAAGATTTTACACATATGCCGGTATATATGATCGGTATTTCAGAAGGCTAAGGGGCATAATTAATCATAATGAATCTacgttaagggctgtgacacacggggaggttagtcgccacgcaacaaatcttccttgatgcaggcgactattctccccgcaatgtaatcccaccagctagaatgtaaatcgccagtaatGGCATACGTAGTGtacgcgatttgccgaagtcgccgaagtttcctctaaaagcaacttcggcaaatcgcggcaccgtgtatgccatcccaccggagatttacattctagccggtgggatggcattgtggggaggtaagtcgcccgcgacaaggaaggtTTGTGGCGCAGCGAataatctccccttgtgtcacagccctaaaaacaTTAGCAATGGAAATGAAACTATACAACGCTGTATAAAAGGTTAAGCactttttttaacttgttcatagCCATCAGCAGACGACCTTCATGAATACCAGCCAGCATTCTCCCCTCAGTGTTCCAATGAGGAAACCAACTGGAAAAATTTCTCCTATGTGGATCCCAGCTGGAATTGGCAGGAGTAAGGCATCACCTCTATTATAATGTGGGATAACATCATTAGCTACTGCCTGTAACAACCTGAGGCCCATAACATTGTACCATCTATGGCACGTTGCACCCCAGAACCACCAATCCACCTGCTATACCAACGCTAAACCATCTCCTGTGAATGTCAGCTGGTTCTACCATTGATGCCAGCACCACACGGGATCTCTAACTGTAACTTCTAAAGGATAGAAAAAGAAAGGTAAGATCATTTAGGAGTCTGAGCTATGGTGAGTATAAATCTTATAAAGATAGCCTTGCTCCCACCCACCCCTAACTTCTGTCTCTCACCTTTTCACCATGATTTCCCCCTTCCTAatcactgccccactcaccccaaacTTGTGTCTCTCTCTTGTTTCCGTTCCTatgattaacccctttcctaaccagttccccaccccagtggtgtaaTTATAAAGGAAGGAGACCTtgtggccgcggggggcccaggtctacttccttCAGGGGGTCAACATGAAGGGTCACGGATGAACTGCAATGCAAGCAAAATCTTATTGCAGGGTGCCCTCTTCCTAAACATTGCCCCACATGCAAAAGTTGG from the Xenopus tropicalis strain Nigerian chromosome 5, UCB_Xtro_10.0, whole genome shotgun sequence genome contains:
- the LOC105945182 gene encoding LOW QUALITY PROTEIN: transcription factor Ovo-like 2 (The sequence of the model RefSeq protein was modified relative to this genomic sequence to represent the inferred CDS: substituted 1 base at 1 genomic stop codon); its protein translation is MLNRHLKCHNQVKRHLCTFCGKGFNDAFDLXRHVRTRTGIRPYKCEICNKAFTQRCSLESHLKQIHGVQQGYAYKQRRDKLFVCEDCGYTGPSQEDLYLHVYDSHPGNAFLKKTTKKLAAILQTKITSVLQIKSTAQEEVEAE